In Alicyclobacillus macrosporangiidus CPP55, a single window of DNA contains:
- the serS gene encoding serine--tRNA ligase: MLDLRAIRSHPDEFRQGLERKHADPTLIDQLLRVDEAWRNALAEVERLKSVRNKASEAIAMKKRRGEDASADIAQMREVSDRIKMLDDEVRRLDDEVKELLLIIPNLPHPSVPDGKDEQDNVPVRYWGDKPSFPFEPRPHWEIAERLDIADFERAAKVTGSRFVIYKGLGAKLERALANFMLDLQTSRNGYTEMFPAFIANETSLIGTGNLPKFGDEMFKLEGLPYYLIPTAEVPLTNYHRDEILVASQLPVKYAGYSACFRSEAGSAGKDTRGLIRLHQFQKVELVKLVLPETSYDELERLVDDAASVLEALNLPYRVIEICTGDLGAKETKKYDLEVWMPAQGVYREISSCSNFEDYQARRANLRFRRDETSKPEFVHTLNGSGLAIGRTVAAILENGQQEDGSVRIPEALVPYMGVDVIRPVE, from the coding sequence ATGCTGGATCTGCGCGCGATCCGCAGTCATCCGGATGAGTTTCGCCAGGGTTTGGAGAGAAAGCACGCCGATCCGACCTTGATTGATCAACTCCTGCGCGTCGACGAGGCGTGGCGCAACGCTTTGGCCGAGGTGGAGCGGCTCAAGAGCGTGCGCAACAAGGCTTCGGAGGCCATCGCAATGAAGAAGCGCCGCGGGGAGGACGCGAGCGCGGACATCGCACAGATGCGAGAGGTGTCCGACCGGATCAAGATGCTGGACGACGAGGTCCGCCGGCTGGATGATGAGGTGAAGGAACTCCTGTTGATCATCCCGAACCTCCCGCATCCGTCCGTGCCGGACGGGAAGGACGAGCAGGACAATGTGCCCGTCCGCTACTGGGGGGACAAGCCGTCTTTCCCGTTTGAACCAAGGCCGCACTGGGAGATCGCCGAGCGGCTCGACATCGCCGACTTCGAACGAGCGGCGAAGGTCACCGGATCGCGCTTTGTCATCTACAAGGGGCTCGGCGCCAAGCTGGAGCGCGCACTGGCCAATTTTATGCTCGACCTGCAGACCAGCCGCAATGGATACACGGAGATGTTTCCGGCGTTCATCGCCAACGAGACCAGCCTCATCGGAACTGGCAATCTGCCGAAGTTCGGCGACGAGATGTTCAAGTTGGAGGGACTGCCGTATTACCTGATCCCGACGGCCGAGGTGCCGCTGACCAACTACCACCGCGACGAGATCCTCGTCGCGTCCCAGCTGCCGGTGAAGTACGCGGGTTACAGCGCATGCTTCCGGTCGGAAGCGGGATCGGCCGGGAAGGACACGCGGGGCCTGATCCGCCTGCATCAGTTCCAGAAGGTCGAGCTGGTGAAACTGGTGCTGCCGGAGACCTCCTATGACGAACTGGAGCGGCTGGTGGATGACGCCGCGTCCGTGCTGGAGGCGTTGAATCTGCCGTACCGGGTGATCGAGATCTGCACCGGGGACCTGGGGGCGAAGGAGACAAAGAAATACGATCTCGAAGTCTGGATGCCGGCCCAGGGAGTCTACCGGGAGATCAGCTCCTGCTCCAACTTCGAGGACTATCAGGCACGCCGCGCGAACCTGCGCTTCCGCCGGGATGAGACGTCCAAACCGGAATTTGTCCACACACTGAACGGATCCGGGCTCGCCATCGGACGAACCGTGGCCGCCATCTTGGAGAATGGACAGCAGGAGGACGGCAGTGTGCGTATTCCCGAGGCTCTGGTCCCATACATGGGCGTGGACGTCATCCGCCCGGTGGAGTGA
- a CDS encoding helix-turn-helix domain-containing protein, translated as MFGKRLRYLRQQKHLTMKELGQIFGLAESTISGYENGIRSPDIELLPKFADFFGVSVDYLLGRTDDPHGSTPVGEDISFEEKEFLRWVREHVTGVFFAEFDEAPEESKAAVMETLRWYWENIEKPRMKKNKGSNQ; from the coding sequence GTGTTTGGAAAGAGGCTTCGTTACCTTCGGCAGCAGAAGCACCTGACAATGAAGGAACTGGGCCAAATATTTGGCCTAGCTGAGTCCACTATCTCGGGATATGAAAACGGGATCCGATCCCCAGATATTGAGTTACTGCCCAAATTCGCGGACTTCTTCGGTGTCAGTGTGGATTATCTTCTTGGCCGTACCGACGATCCACATGGATCTACTCCGGTTGGTGAAGACATTTCATTCGAAGAAAAGGAATTCCTACGATGGGTTCGAGAACACGTTACCGGAGTATTCTTTGCCGAGTTCGATGAAGCCCCCGAGGAATCGAAAGCAGCCGTAATGGAGACTTTGCGCTGGTACTGGGAAAACATCGAAAAACCCCGTATGAAAAAGAACAAGGGCTCTAACCAATAA
- a CDS encoding RecB family exonuclease: protein MEKLTFSRISMRARCPQREHYHYTMLLRPKQVQWALDVGSAFHVGMETWNKGGTEEEAVAATLARLDEIAERTELWGERDKLPVQKIRAEVMVRQAVRRFPRYEPVVVEHEFDLPIKNPLTGRPSRTFRLAGKIDGIVRTPDGKYWLIEYKSTGQTLEQFRLRYGLDSQISLYTLAAREALGMEIEGSLVRVVFKTRSEPRRGETLEDYRDRLMVMYESEAGQFIAEDLVIRTSEQLEQTRRELWAEVQSRLFDAKLGVIRRNPQACTDFGGCPFRAICLGLPGWEDMYYTADTQHDELSSVQEAQTA from the coding sequence ATGGAGAAGCTGACTTTTTCAAGGATCTCCATGCGTGCCCGTTGCCCGCAGCGTGAGCACTACCACTACACCATGCTGCTTCGACCAAAGCAGGTTCAGTGGGCGTTAGACGTTGGTTCCGCTTTCCACGTCGGGATGGAGACGTGGAATAAGGGCGGCACCGAGGAGGAGGCTGTTGCGGCGACGTTGGCCCGGCTGGATGAGATCGCCGAACGGACAGAGCTATGGGGCGAGCGGGACAAGCTGCCCGTACAGAAGATCCGCGCCGAGGTCATGGTTCGGCAGGCTGTGCGGCGCTTCCCGCGGTACGAACCGGTCGTTGTGGAACATGAATTCGACTTGCCGATCAAAAATCCGTTGACCGGCCGCCCGAGCCGGACATTCCGGCTGGCTGGGAAGATCGACGGGATCGTGCGGACGCCGGACGGGAAATATTGGCTGATTGAGTACAAAAGCACCGGCCAGACATTGGAGCAGTTCAGGTTGCGGTACGGACTGGATTCGCAGATTTCGCTGTACACTTTGGCGGCGCGTGAGGCGCTTGGGATGGAGATTGAAGGTTCCCTGGTTCGGGTTGTCTTCAAAACCCGCTCGGAACCGCGGCGGGGTGAGACGCTGGAGGATTACAGGGACCGTTTGATGGTTATGTACGAGTCGGAGGCCGGGCAGTTCATAGCCGAGGATTTGGTTATCCGGACTTCAGAGCAATTAGAGCAGACGCGGCGCGAACTGTGGGCCGAGGTACAGAGCCGTCTGTTCGACGCCAAACTGGGCGTCATCCGGCGCAATCCGCAAGCCTGCACAGACTTCGGTGGCTGTCCGTTCCGGGCGATCTGCCTTGGACTTCCGGGCTGGGAGGACATGTACTACACGGCCGACACCCAACACGATGAACTGTCTAGCGTGCAGGAGGCGCAGACCGCGTGA
- a CDS encoding helix-turn-helix domain-containing protein → MPFHQRLTELLRSKQITHRELSSGIGVSERLIRYYVAGTKQPTMETLVKLAQFFNVSLDYLVGLSDDPTPPRKEP, encoded by the coding sequence GTGCCTTTTCATCAGCGCTTGACGGAACTTTTGCGTTCCAAACAAATCACCCATCGCGAACTCTCCTCCGGGATTGGCGTATCTGAGCGTCTAATCCGCTATTACGTCGCCGGGACTAAGCAACCGACAATGGAAACGCTTGTAAAACTAGCTCAATTCTTTAACGTTTCCCTGGACTACCTTGTCGGCCTTTCCGACGATCCCACCCCTCCCCGAAAGGAGCCCTAG
- a CDS encoding tyrosine-type recombinase/integrase, with protein sequence MNGHVTKKGNKYYVVIELGRDAMGKRQRRWFGGYDTKKAAQAALVEKLHDLQTGQFHEETDMTIAEFLQQWLDHKQSQVRPSTLRSYSWHVRHHIIPYIGHVKISKLTPVMLQKLYTDLQKAPRKDGKPGVVSNRSILHAHLVLHEALDRAVKWGLTPRNVCELVDPPRPRKVDMQVWDIEHVNRFLSVAQEDRYYIAFVLAIMTGLRKGEILGLRWSDVDFSSKLITVRQNLSYVHGQFYFLEPKTAHGRRAVAISDPIIEALNIHRIRQEEERLKAGPLYRDHGLVVQTEVGTPVSPRNLDRSWYNLLGKCDVPRIRFHDLRHTHATLLLKQGVHPKIVSERLGHANIGITLDTYSHVLPNLQQSAVDQLSELISVSKHVKKYISEHEGQKNGRRS encoded by the coding sequence ATGAATGGCCATGTTACAAAGAAAGGAAACAAATATTACGTTGTCATCGAGCTTGGGCGCGACGCAATGGGCAAGAGACAACGAAGGTGGTTTGGGGGTTACGATACGAAGAAAGCGGCTCAAGCGGCCCTCGTTGAAAAACTTCACGATTTGCAAACGGGACAGTTCCATGAGGAAACCGACATGACGATTGCAGAGTTCTTACAACAGTGGCTTGACCATAAACAATCACAAGTGCGGCCGTCCACACTGCGAAGCTATTCATGGCATGTTCGTCATCACATCATCCCATATATTGGTCATGTAAAGATTTCTAAACTGACCCCGGTGATGCTCCAAAAACTCTATACCGACTTGCAAAAGGCGCCGCGGAAAGATGGCAAACCAGGTGTAGTTTCAAACCGGTCCATACTGCATGCCCATTTAGTACTGCACGAAGCCCTGGACCGTGCTGTAAAATGGGGGCTGACTCCGCGAAATGTATGTGAATTGGTGGACCCGCCGCGTCCGCGCAAGGTGGACATGCAGGTATGGGACATCGAACACGTGAACCGATTCCTGAGCGTCGCACAAGAAGACAGATACTACATCGCATTTGTCTTGGCTATCATGACAGGACTTCGGAAGGGGGAAATTCTTGGACTTCGCTGGTCCGACGTCGATTTTTCATCAAAACTTATCACAGTACGTCAGAACCTCAGTTATGTTCACGGACAGTTTTATTTCCTTGAGCCCAAGACCGCACACGGGCGGCGCGCTGTTGCGATCTCTGACCCAATTATCGAAGCTCTTAACATACATCGGATTCGACAGGAGGAAGAACGTCTGAAGGCTGGCCCGTTGTATCGTGATCACGGGTTGGTTGTTCAGACCGAAGTGGGTACTCCGGTTTCACCTCGGAATCTCGACCGGTCGTGGTACAACTTGCTTGGCAAATGCGACGTGCCTCGGATCCGATTCCATGACCTTCGCCATACGCACGCGACACTGTTGCTCAAACAGGGTGTGCATCCAAAGATAGTCTCCGAACGGCTAGGTCACGCTAACATCGGAATCACTTTGGATACCTACTCACACGTGCTGCCCAACCTTCAACAGAGCGCCGTCGACCAACTCAGTGAACTAATATCCGTGTCGAAGCATGTCAAAAAATATATTTCGGAACACGAAGGGCAGAAGAATGGCAGAAGATCGTGA
- the pdxS gene encoding pyridoxal 5'-phosphate synthase lyase subunit PdxS, whose translation MALTGTDVVKRGMAQMQKGGVIMDVVSAEQAKIAEAAGAVAVMALERVPSDIRAAGGVARMADPTIIEEVMKAVSIPVMAKCRIGHIVEARVLEALGVDYIDESEVLTPADDKFHINKKAFTVPFVCGARDLGEALRRIAEGASMIRTKGEPGTGNIVEAVKHQRLMQAQIRKIQNMSEDELVAEAKNLGAPYELVLEVHKLGRLPVVNFAAGGIATPADAALMMELGSDGVFVGSGIFKSENPEKFARAIVQATTHYQDYELIAHLSKGLGTPMKGIDLNTLRDEERMAVRGW comes from the coding sequence ATGGCACTGACAGGAACGGACGTCGTCAAGCGCGGTATGGCACAGATGCAAAAAGGCGGCGTCATTATGGACGTGGTCTCGGCTGAACAGGCGAAGATTGCGGAGGCGGCCGGCGCAGTGGCCGTGATGGCTTTGGAACGCGTGCCGTCCGATATCCGCGCCGCAGGCGGCGTGGCCCGCATGGCCGATCCGACCATCATCGAGGAGGTCATGAAGGCCGTCTCCATTCCGGTGATGGCCAAATGCCGTATTGGCCACATCGTCGAAGCGCGCGTGCTGGAGGCCCTCGGCGTCGACTACATCGACGAGAGCGAGGTCCTGACGCCGGCAGACGACAAATTCCACATTAACAAGAAGGCCTTCACAGTGCCGTTCGTGTGCGGCGCCCGCGACCTCGGCGAGGCCCTGCGGCGCATCGCAGAAGGGGCCAGCATGATCCGCACGAAGGGCGAGCCGGGCACTGGGAACATCGTCGAGGCCGTCAAGCACCAGCGCTTGATGCAGGCGCAGATTCGCAAGATCCAGAACATGTCCGAGGACGAGCTGGTGGCCGAAGCCAAAAACCTCGGCGCCCCGTACGAGCTGGTGCTCGAGGTGCACAAGCTCGGACGGCTTCCGGTTGTCAACTTCGCGGCGGGCGGGATCGCGACTCCGGCCGACGCGGCATTGATGATGGAACTGGGATCGGACGGCGTGTTCGTCGGCTCCGGCATCTTCAAGTCGGAGAATCCGGAGAAGTTCGCGCGCGCCATTGTCCAGGCCACGACCCACTACCAGGACTACGAGCTGATTGCGCACCTGTCGAAGGGCTTGGGCACGCCGATGAAAGGCATCGACCTGAACACCCTGCGCGACGAGGAGCGCATGGCTGTTCGGGGTTGGTGA
- a CDS encoding helix-turn-helix domain-containing protein: MQMEDWEIGRALRALRLGAGVTQEYVAYLADTTQAQIARIELGSRGATLRMLRGYARAVGDPEPVLRLCELAIAEDRVKKSA, from the coding sequence ATGCAAATGGAGGACTGGGAGATCGGCCGCGCGTTACGGGCGCTGCGTCTGGGCGCTGGAGTGACGCAAGAGTACGTGGCGTATCTCGCCGATACCACCCAGGCGCAGATCGCCCGGATAGAGCTGGGTTCGCGCGGGGCGACGCTGCGGATGCTGCGCGGCTACGCGCGGGCGGTCGGGGACCCGGAACCGGTGTTGAGGCTGTGCGAGTTGGCCATCGCCGAGGACCGGGTGAAGAAGAGCGCGTGA
- the pdxT gene encoding pyridoxal 5'-phosphate synthase glutaminase subunit PdxT, whose amino-acid sequence MKIGVLALQGAFHEHARMLGDLGAEPVLVKLPRHLEGIEGLVIPGGESTTIGKLLREYELMTPIRQMAQDGMPVFGTCAGMIVMAARIQGEPEPHLALMDVTVNRNSFGRQRESFETDLDIPEIGEKPFRAVFIRAPHIESVGEGVRTLATYEGRIVAVREGKFIATSFHPELTADDRLHAYFLDIVAGKR is encoded by the coding sequence ATGAAGATTGGAGTCCTCGCCCTCCAGGGGGCGTTTCACGAACATGCGCGCATGTTGGGCGATCTCGGCGCCGAACCAGTGCTGGTGAAGCTGCCGCGCCATCTGGAGGGCATCGAAGGCCTTGTGATCCCGGGTGGAGAGAGCACCACCATCGGCAAGCTGCTCCGGGAATACGAATTGATGACGCCTATCCGGCAGATGGCGCAGGACGGGATGCCGGTGTTTGGCACGTGCGCCGGGATGATCGTGATGGCGGCGCGCATCCAGGGAGAACCAGAGCCACACCTGGCGTTGATGGACGTGACGGTGAACCGGAACTCGTTCGGCCGCCAGCGGGAGAGCTTCGAGACCGATCTCGACATCCCGGAGATCGGGGAAAAACCGTTCCGGGCGGTGTTCATCCGGGCGCCGCACATCGAGTCGGTCGGCGAGGGCGTGAGGACGCTGGCGACGTACGAGGGGCGCATCGTGGCCGTGCGGGAAGGAAAGTTCATCGCCACTTCGTTCCATCCCGAGTTGACCGCGGATGATCGCCTGCACGCGTACTTCCTGGACATCGTCGCGGGCAAGCGTTGA
- a CDS encoding helix-turn-helix transcriptional regulator: MRNRLKQARQSKGWTQAEVARRLGMTERAYRHLEAGTRNPSYETVKKLRKLFGIPDEELLEPDHDSTVGAEVKQA, from the coding sequence ATGAGAAACAGACTCAAGCAAGCCAGACAGTCCAAAGGCTGGACTCAAGCCGAGGTTGCACGTCGATTGGGTATGACGGAACGTGCGTACCGTCACCTGGAGGCCGGTACACGAAACCCGAGCTATGAGACCGTGAAGAAGCTCAGAAAATTGTTCGGCATTCCAGATGAGGAACTTCTAGAACCTGATCATGATTCTACCGTGGGCGCGGAGGTGAAACAAGCGTGA
- a CDS encoding helix-turn-helix domain-containing protein — MKEVMRTVSLHEQDLPSVLTMEDVARYLRIGRTAAYELARRSDFPAIRVGRLVRVNREAFLRWCGHPTYRANGHDEMNPDGAVGNV, encoded by the coding sequence ATGAAGGAAGTGATGAGGACCGTGTCTCTCCATGAACAAGACCTTCCTTCGGTTCTGACTATGGAAGACGTGGCACGGTATCTGCGCATCGGTCGGACTGCGGCATACGAGTTGGCACGTCGGTCGGATTTTCCTGCCATTCGCGTTGGGCGCCTTGTTCGTGTCAATCGCGAAGCATTCTTGCGCTGGTGTGGTCACCCAACCTATCGGGCCAACGGACATGACGAAATGAACCCTGACGGTGCGGTTGGGAACGTGTGA
- a CDS encoding ImmA/IrrE family metallo-endopeptidase: MLDIVISYVESFFRERNIWSPRDLCLDELAAEHNATLLYEPRRSHAVTIVHAPNSVEHLCVVNCTETRRVQRVHAAHELAHVLLHSGNQTTMVNLFRIYQEAQAVRLAGHIFAPTYLLAKYLRQAPPFYEANVTYLAHVFCVTYEAMQRRLEEFTQNYTAAGLAEAYDLECLI, translated from the coding sequence GTGTTGGACATTGTCATCAGCTACGTCGAGTCGTTTTTTCGTGAGCGTAACATCTGGTCGCCAAGGGATCTCTGCCTGGATGAACTCGCTGCCGAGCACAATGCCACGCTTCTGTATGAACCGCGTAGGTCCCACGCTGTTACAATTGTCCACGCTCCCAATTCCGTGGAACACCTGTGTGTAGTGAATTGCACCGAGACACGGCGTGTGCAACGTGTACACGCCGCCCACGAACTTGCACACGTGCTCCTGCATAGTGGAAATCAGACTACCATGGTGAACCTGTTTCGAATTTATCAGGAAGCCCAAGCAGTGCGTTTGGCCGGGCACATCTTCGCACCAACGTATCTGCTGGCCAAGTATTTGCGACAAGCACCGCCGTTTTACGAGGCAAATGTCACCTATCTGGCTCACGTATTTTGCGTGACGTACGAAGCCATGCAACGACGGTTGGAGGAATTTACCCAGAACTACACGGCTGCTGGATTGGCAGAGGCTTATGACTTGGAGTGCTTAATATGA
- a CDS encoding D-alanyl-D-alanine carboxypeptidase family protein, translating into MRKDAQKLFAIACAAAGLAGIVPVQAVRAEVINQNALQTIHAPAPPVVKAQSVVLMDADNGQILYEKNADERRAPASTTKIMTMLLVMEAVANHKVRWEDEVPVTPDAYRVATTSDVSNAYLDPREHFTLRDMMDFIAVLSANDATVAVADKIGGDKDNFVAMMNQEAQRLGLTGTHYTNPDGLPQDNHYTTAMDLAKLSRYLIEHYPEVLEFTSKPTVTVKSQVRKQSNTWPNTDEMIGKYPGVDGLKTGFTDDAGYCFVGTAQRNGVRLISVVMGDTKNDIHQRFVDTQKLFDYGFQQFTETKAATHGQTLSYTVPVPDGKTTQLPVTAADDLIVDLPAGVQGQVKFVSQPVTAPVHQGQKVGTLEYVVNGSVIAQTDAVAAGEDPKANWFVRLLRGIGRWLGGLLHRL; encoded by the coding sequence GTGAGGAAAGACGCACAAAAGTTGTTTGCAATCGCCTGCGCAGCCGCGGGTTTGGCGGGAATTGTGCCTGTGCAGGCGGTCCGCGCGGAGGTCATCAACCAGAACGCGCTCCAAACCATTCACGCGCCCGCACCGCCGGTCGTCAAAGCCCAGTCCGTCGTCCTGATGGATGCGGACAACGGCCAGATTTTGTACGAGAAGAATGCGGACGAACGGCGCGCGCCCGCATCGACCACGAAGATCATGACCATGCTGTTGGTCATGGAGGCGGTCGCCAATCACAAGGTCAGGTGGGAGGACGAGGTCCCGGTCACCCCGGACGCCTATCGGGTAGCCACCACCTCCGACGTATCCAACGCCTATCTGGATCCTCGCGAACATTTCACGTTGCGCGACATGATGGACTTCATCGCCGTGCTCTCGGCCAACGATGCCACCGTGGCCGTCGCGGATAAGATCGGCGGCGACAAGGACAATTTTGTCGCCATGATGAACCAGGAAGCGCAGCGGTTGGGCCTGACGGGCACACACTACACGAATCCGGACGGGCTGCCCCAGGACAACCACTACACGACCGCGATGGACTTGGCGAAACTGTCGCGGTATCTCATTGAACACTATCCGGAAGTACTGGAGTTCACATCAAAGCCGACCGTCACCGTGAAGAGCCAGGTGCGCAAGCAGTCGAACACGTGGCCGAACACGGATGAGATGATCGGCAAATATCCCGGGGTCGACGGGCTGAAGACCGGTTTCACCGATGACGCGGGCTACTGCTTTGTGGGCACCGCCCAGCGAAACGGCGTCCGGCTCATCTCGGTGGTAATGGGCGACACGAAGAACGACATTCACCAGCGGTTCGTGGATACACAGAAGCTGTTCGATTACGGATTCCAACAATTCACCGAGACCAAGGCGGCGACCCACGGCCAAACCTTGTCCTACACCGTGCCGGTGCCTGACGGGAAGACGACCCAGTTGCCCGTCACAGCCGCGGATGACTTGATTGTCGATCTCCCGGCCGGCGTCCAAGGCCAGGTGAAATTCGTCTCCCAGCCGGTGACGGCACCTGTTCATCAAGGGCAGAAGGTCGGGACGCTGGAGTATGTGGTAAACGGCAGCGTGATCGCCCAGACGGACGCGGTCGCGGCCGGAGAAGATCCGAAGGCCAACTGGTTCGTCCGCCTGCTGCGGGGCATCGGCCGGTGGCTTGGTGGATTGCTACATCGCCTGTAA
- a CDS encoding sigma-70 family RNA polymerase sigma factor encodes MISDVTTQPFEVVLRQHHGLIGHVARRYIRLLPGSGLDVEDLDAAGMWGLYRAHQTYRPEVAKWSTYASICIRGEISRLFRKLRPKTVPLDAPISEDDERNWLDLLPGGEFDETQALVNEYISGLSLRDRTIVLMRLAGYPQCEIAQRVGLSQVQVSRVLREIGNRYLSERYTAYTAKKGGTKVRTAATDGLPSLDAFTWVRPHEQQSAIRITRNGIRITGDVAQRLDRNMRVEVGFAPGYLAVRNNERGWRLKTEKGTSSLVIPGKRISQEVSRHGIAPGTVLRAEWSDKLQCVLSRVE; translated from the coding sequence ATGATTTCAGATGTGACGACACAGCCCTTTGAAGTGGTCCTGCGCCAGCACCACGGTTTGATCGGCCACGTGGCTCGCCGGTACATCAGGCTCCTGCCGGGCAGTGGGCTGGACGTCGAGGACTTGGATGCGGCGGGCATGTGGGGATTGTACCGCGCCCATCAGACCTACAGGCCCGAAGTCGCCAAATGGTCGACCTATGCGAGTATTTGCATCCGCGGTGAGATCAGCCGACTCTTTCGGAAGCTTCGTCCGAAGACGGTGCCGTTGGACGCCCCAATATCGGAGGATGACGAGCGCAACTGGCTGGACTTGCTTCCGGGGGGCGAGTTTGACGAGACACAAGCATTGGTCAATGAGTACATCTCGGGTCTCTCGCTCAGGGATCGCACCATTGTACTGATGCGACTAGCAGGATACCCGCAATGCGAAATCGCGCAAAGGGTCGGCCTCAGCCAAGTACAGGTGTCCAGGGTTCTGAGGGAAATAGGTAATCGGTATTTGAGCGAGCGCTACACCGCCTACACCGCAAAGAAAGGAGGCACAAAAGTGCGAACCGCGGCCACAGACGGTCTGCCGTCACTGGACGCATTTACCTGGGTCCGGCCACACGAACAACAGTCCGCAATCCGGATTACGCGCAACGGCATCCGCATCACAGGCGACGTAGCGCAACGGCTGGACCGCAACATGAGGGTAGAAGTGGGGTTCGCGCCCGGCTACCTGGCCGTGAGAAACAACGAGCGCGGATGGCGGCTGAAAACGGAGAAGGGCACATCGTCCCTCGTCATTCCCGGCAAGCGCATATCCCAAGAGGTTTCTCGGCACGGCATTGCACCGGGGACTGTGCTGCGGGCGGAATGGAGCGACAAGCTCCAGTGTGTTCTGAGCCGAGTCGAGTAG
- a CDS encoding helix-turn-helix transcriptional regulator: MASLVRQARIAAGLTIEQAAKRLGIPGGYLSEIETGKRQVSAARAEQIANLYGVKREEIFSPSRFAIRKADTA, from the coding sequence ATGGCAAGCCTGGTGCGGCAAGCGAGAATCGCCGCTGGCCTCACCATAGAGCAGGCGGCGAAGCGGCTTGGGATTCCAGGTGGCTATTTGTCTGAGATCGAGACGGGAAAACGCCAAGTAAGTGCTGCACGTGCCGAGCAGATCGCGAACTTGTACGGTGTCAAGAGAGAAGAAATCTTTTCGCCCAGCCGCTTTGCAATTCGCAAAGCGGATACGGCATGA